Proteins from one Cicer arietinum cultivar CDC Frontier isolate Library 1 chromosome 3, Cicar.CDCFrontier_v2.0, whole genome shotgun sequence genomic window:
- the LOC101508626 gene encoding aldose reductase yields MGINVSTMQIGISLINSYMSAYSTNILCYYNYPNNKILFITNKLTLISLNIMAQNVKPHEPKTQSFNLLSGNSIPAIGLGTWKSGSQAINSVFTAIVEAGYRHVDTAAQYGVQEEVGHALQSAIQAGVERKDLFITSKIWCTDLTPERVRPALNNTLQELQLDYLDLYLIHWPFRLKDGASRPPKAGEVMEFDMEGVWREMEKLVKENLVKDIGICNFTLTKLDKLLNVAQILPSVCQMEMHPGWRNDKMLEACKNNGIHVTAYSPLGSSDGGRDLIHDQTVDRIAKKLNKSPGQVLVKWAIQRGTSVIPKSTNSDRIKENVVVFNWQVPEQDFKNLSNIQDQRRVLDGEELFVNKNDGPFKSVADIWDHED; encoded by the exons ATGGGCATAAACGTGTCTACCATGCAAATAGGCATCTCACTCATCAACTCCTACATGTCCGCATACTCCACAAACATTCTTTGCTATTATAATTATCCGAATAACAAGATTTTATtcataacaaacaaattaacaCTAATTTCATTAAATATCATGGCACAAAATGTTAAGCCACATGAACCAAAGACACAGTCATTTAATCTTTTGAGTGGTAATTCAATACCAGCTATTGGATTAGGCACATGGAAATCTGGTTCACAAGCCATCAATTCTGTTTTCACAGCCATTGTTGAG GCTGGTTACAGACACGTTGACACTGCTGCTCAGTATGGAGTTCAAGAagag gTTGGACATGCACTTCAATCTGCCATACAAGCAGGAGTGGAAAGGAAGGATCTATTTATTACCTCCAAGATATG GTGCACTGACTTGACCCCTGAAAGGGTAAGACCTGCCCTCAACAATACCCTTCAAGAACTCCAACTTGACTACCTTGATCTATACTTG ATTCACTGGCCATTTAGGTTGAAAGATGGGGCCAGCAGGCCACCTAAAGCAGGAGAAGTGATGGAATTTGACATGGAAGGAGTGTGGAGAGAAATGGAGAAGCTTGTCAAGGAAAATCTTGTCAAAGACATTGGAATATGTAATTTCACTCTTACTAAACTTGACAAGCTACTTAATGTTGCTCAAATATTGCCTTCTGTTTGCCag ATGGAGATGCATCCTGGATGGAGAAATGATAAGATGCTAGAGGCATGCAAGAACAATGGCATCCATGTTACT GCCTATTCACCACTTGGATCATCAGATGGTGGGAGAGATTTGATCCATGATCAAACGGTTGATAGGATAGCCAAGAAACTGAACAAGAGTCCAGGGCAGGTGTTAGTGAAGTGGGCCATTCAGAGAGGGACAAGTGTCATCCCTAAATCAACTAATTCAGATAGGATCAAAGAGAATGTGGTTGTTTTCAACTGGCAAGTTCCAGAACAAGACTTCAAAAACCTTAGCAACATACAAGATCAG AGGAGAGTTCTGGATGGTGAAGAGCTCTTTGTGAACAAAAATGATGGACCATTCAAGAGTGTAGCAGATATCTGGGACCATGAAGATTAG
- the LOC101508944 gene encoding probable protein phosphatase 2C 65 has protein sequence MGGCCSHEVSVRGRVESEVDDGEYDDNENNIEDVTYQNDGAMVRLRGSSKYVSMYTQQGRKGINQDSMTVWEDYTGQHDMILCGVFDGHGPLGHKVSQFIRDNLPLKLSAAIKMAQQKANRYYEANNADLETFDGVRNDNNLRNISLASWEGCFLKSFDEMDEYLAQEINTDSYCSGCTAVTLIKQGDQLIVGNLGDSRAILCTRDRDQLIPVQLTVDLKPDIPSEASRIFNCEGRVFAAEEEPDVYRIWMPDDDCPGLAMSRAFGDFCLKDYGLIAAPDVFYRKVTKQDEFVVLASDGIWDVLTNNEVINIVASAPRKSIAAKLLVKRAVRAWKYKYPGSKVDDCAVICLFLDDQPVLSHSQSSTSRKSRHRSRHSHRSKSQRNEDNETVAGKVGVELNEEWKALGGLARANSISKLPRVARNMSKRQSSKHHIGS, from the exons ATGGGTGGCTGTTGTAGCCACGAAGTTTCTGTTCGAGGCAGAGTGGAAAGTGAGGTGGATGATGGAGAATATGATGATAATGAGAATAATATTGAGGATGTCACGTATCAAAATGATGGAGCAATGGTTAGGTTAAGAGGATCATCTAAGTATGTATCAATGTATACCCAACAGGGTAGAAAAGGTATTAATCAAGATTCAATGACAGTTTGGGAG GACTATACTGGACAACATGACATGATCTTATGCGGCGTGTTTGATGGTCATGGTCCTCTAGGCCACAAAGTTTCGCAATTTATTCGCGACAATCTACCATTGAAACTGTCTGCAGCAATCAAAATGGCACAACAGAAGGCCAACAGATACTATGAGGCTAATAATGCAGACTTGGAGACATTTGATGGTGTCCGCAATGATAATAACCTCCGCAACATATCCCTCGCTTCGTGGGAAGGATGTTTTCTGAAATCCTTCGATGAAATGGATGAATATCTTGCTCAGGAAATCAACACTGATAGCTATTGCAGTGGTTGCACAGCTGTAACTTTAATTAAACAG GGTGACCAGTTGATAGTCGGTAATTTGGGCGATTCTCGTGCAATTCTTTGCACAAGGGATAGAGACCAACTTATACCTGTTCAACTTACCGTTGACTTGAAACCGGATATTCCAA GTGAAGCTTCAAGAATCTTTAACTGTGAAGGCAGGGTTTTCGCCGCAGAAGAAGAACCAGATGTATACAGAATATGGATGCCTGATGATGACTGTCCTGGACTAGCTATGTCAAGAGCCTTTGGTGACTTTTGCCTAAAAGATTATGGCCTCATTGCAGCTCCAGATGTATTTTATAGAAAAGTTACCAAGCAAGATGAATTTGTTGTTTTGGCATCTGATGGG ATATGGGATGTGCTTACAAACAATGAAGTAATAAACATAGTTGCTTCGGCGCCAAGAAAGTCCATAGCAGCAAAATTGTTGGTGAAGCGTGCCGTTCGAGCATGGAAGTACAAGTATCCAGGATCAAAGGTTGATGATTGTGCAGTCATATGCTTGTTTCTAGATGACCAACCTGTTTTGTCACATTCTCAATCGAGTACGAGTAGAAAAAGTCGACATCGCAGCAGGCACTCACATCGCTCCAAATCACAGAGAAACGAAGACAATGAAACTGTGGCTGGAAAAGTTGGAGTAGAATTGAATGAAGAATGGAAAGCTCTTGGAGGGTTAGCTAGAGCAAATTCAATATCAAAACTTCCAAGGGTTGCTAGGAATATGAGTAAAAGACAATCATCTAAGCACCATATTGGAAGTTGA